In Sphingomonas sp. KC8, the sequence ACCGCCAGATCGCGCAGCAGCGGCGCCAGCATACGACTTGGAATGACATCCCCAGCGGGGCGCACATCCATGGTGTTCGATTGTGTGGCCGCCATCACCTGACAAATTATGTCCCCCTTCTGGCAAAATTCAAGCGCTAGCCGCGCAATCGCGCGACGGCCATTCTTCAGCCTCGAAAGCAGCAAGCATCGATCAGGGCGGCAAGGTGGTCGCGGCGGGGACGAGAATGAAGCCTGAACCTTTTGCGATCCATGCCGAGCAAGCGATGCTCGACGAGCTTGGGCGACGTCTGCAGGCGACCCGCTGGGCCGACGATATCGCCAATGACGATTGGTCTTCTGGAACGAACGCATCCTATCTTCGCGAACTGGCCGATTACTGGCTTAATCACTTCGATTGGCGGGCGCAGGAAAGGACCATCAACGCCTATCCCCATTTCCGCATCCTGCTGGATGGGATGCCGATCCATTTCATCCATCAGAAAGGTGTGGGCGATCATGCGATGCCGCTGATCCTGACGCATGGCTGGCCCTGGACGTTTTGGGATTTCGCGAAGGTGATCGGTCCGCTGACGGATCCAGCGGCACATGGCGGCGATCCGGCGGACGCCTTTGACGTGATTGTGCCGTCCTTGCCGGGGTTCGGCTATTCAAGTCCCCTCCGTCAATCCGGCGTCGACGCCCGCGTGACGGCTGATCGGTGGCGCAAGCTGATGGTCGAGATATTGGGCTATCCCCGCTTTGCGGCCCATGGCGGCGATTGGGGGGCGTTCGTGACCGCCCAATTGGGGCACAAATATCCGGGCGACGTGCTGGGCATCCACATGATCGGCGGGGCGCCGCTCGATTGCTTCGGAAAACCATTGCCCGACGCCTCGTCCTATGCGGTGGACGAAGCTGGCTGGCACGCCAAAACCCAGGCCTTCTTTGCGACGGAAAGCGGCTATTCGGCGGAACAGAGCACCAAGCCGCAAAGCCTTGCTTATGGCCTGCACGACTCGCCCGTCGGTCTTGCGGCATGGCTGGTCGAAAAGCGCCGCGGCTGGAGCGATTGCGACGGCGATATCGCGCGACGTTTCACCAAGGACGAGTTGCTCACGTCGATCATGATTTACTGGCTGACCGGCACGATCGGCACGTCGGCGCGATATTATTACGAAAATCGCAAAGCAGGCTGGCAGCCGTCGCATGATGGCACCCGCATGGTTGATGTGCCGACGGGCTGCCTCAAGCTCGAGGCGGATGTGTGCCATTGGCCACGCAGCCTGATGGAAGCCAATTTCAATTTGCAGCGCTGGACCCGTTCAGCCGAGGGCGGCCATTTCGCGCCCGCCGAAGTGCCCGATCTGGTTATCGCCGAAATTCGAGATTTCTTCCGACCCTTGCGCCGCACCCAGCAGGAGGATCAGTGATGAAAGTGCGTCGGCCCGCACTGGATTTTGCGAAATCCCTGCCGCTGTGGATGAAGGATCGCGAGTTCTGCCACATTCTGAACGCATCTTCGGTCGTGATCATGCAGCTCGAACCCTATCTGAACAAGGTCATGCTGCGCGCGCGGACAATGCTGCCGTCCGACGATCCGCTCCAGCCCGATCTCAAGACGTTCGTCCAGCAGGAAACCGCCCATTGCCAGCTCCATGCCCGCTACAATCGTGCGCTGTACGAGGCCGGCTATGATCGCCTGAAATCGTTCGAGGCGGCCATCGGGGCCGATTATGAGCGTTTTCTCGACACAAAATCGATGCGGTTCAACCTCGGTTACTGTCAGGGTTTCGAATGCCTTGGGCCGCTATATGCGGAGCTGATCTTCGAAGGCCTCGACGATCTGTATGAAGGGGGTGACCAACAGGTCATCCATCTGTGGAAATGGCACCTGGCGGAAGAATATGAACACCGCATGGTCGCCCACGACACCTATTATCGCCTTGGGGGAAACTGGCTGCACCGGCTGTACAGCACCTTCACCACATTGCGGCATCTCAAGAAATATAGCGGGATGATCGCGGCGCATATGCTCAAGGTCGATCGGGCGGGCATGTCGCCCGACGCGGTGCGCCAATCGCGACGGGCAGCCAAGCGCGCGCGGCGGCGCCTGGCCTGGTTCCTCCTGCCGCGCTTCCTGCCACTCCTTTCGCCTTTCTATACGCCGGCGCGCCACCGGTCGCCTGATGGACTACACAGCTATCTGGGTGAGGCGTTGCCAATATGAAGGAATGAACCCGGATCGTCGCCGGCGGGATCTGCGGTTCTTCCAGCTTTTTCGGCTGACGTACATGATGGGACCGAATTTTTCAGGGACGCCCGCCCGACTTCCGCAAGCGCCGACATTTCGGCCATCCAGCGCGGGGTGGAAAGGCAAATCTAGAAAGGAAAGGCTGCCTGGATCGCGATGATGGCCACCGCGAAAGTGATGAGGTTGAGCGGCAACCCGACACGGACAAAGTCCATATAGCGGTAGCCTGCCATCTGGTAGACGATGACATTGGTCTGATAGCCAAAAGGGGTCGCGAACGCTGCGCTGGCGGCCATCATGACGGCGATCAGGAAGGGACGCGGGCTGACGCCCAGACTGTCGGCCAGCGCGACGGCGACCGGAGTCACCAGCACGGCAACCGTGGCATTGGAGAGTAGTTCGGTCAGGACCATAGTGACGCCGTAGAGCACGATCAGCGCGACAAGCGGGCTAAGCCCCTCGACACTGGTGATGAGCAGGCCCGAAGCCTGCGACGCCAGCCCGCTCTGGTCCATGGCGATGCCAAGGACGACCATTCCGGCGATCAGGATGAGGATTTCCGGCTTGAGGCCAGCGTAAGCCTCGTCCGGGCTGATCACGCGCAGAAGAATGAGCAAAACGGCCCCGGCCAGCGCGGTCGCGGCGATCGGGGCAATGTTTAGCGCCGCAAGCGCGATGACGCCCACGAATATTCCGGCCGCCAGTGCGGCTTTGCGCGGATGCAGCGCGCGCGGCTCTGCGAACAGAGAGGCGTCTCCAACCTGCGCGCTGTGAATCGCGTGCGGGTCGATCACCTTGGGCAGTATCTGCGTTTCCTCTTCAGGCCGGGCGAGCATGCGCCCGCTTACCAGCAGGAGGTAGAGGCCGCCGGCGATCGCCACGGGCAGCCCCACGGGCGTGATCTCGAAGAAGCCGAAACGGGGTTGTCCGGCGACACGCGCCATATCGTCGACAAGCAGGTTGGTGGAGGTGCCGATCAGCGTGCAACAGCCGGTCAGAACGGTGATGTAGGAAAGCGGCATCAGATAGCGCTTTGGCGACTGGCCCAGCGACTGCGCGATATCGCGGATGACAGGGGCGCCCAGCACAACGATGGGGGTCGAGTTGAGAAAGCACGAGGCACAGCCGATCATGCTCAGGAGCAGCCAGATCCCTTTCGAACCCATCCGCTTGCACAGGTTGACACCCAATGCGATCGCGCGGTCCAGCAGTCCGCTCAGTTCCAGCGCATAAGCAATGACGAAGAGCGAGGCGAGCGCCATGATCGCCGGGCTGGCGAAAGCGCTCTGCACCTCGACAGGTCTTACAACGCCCGTAATCAGCAGAAAGGCGGCGCCGCTCAGCGCCACCACGTCGGCGCGTACCTTGTCCCAGATGAGCGCGGCAATGACCATCGCCAGAACCAGGAGGGTAAGAAGTTGATCGAGCGTCATTGCATCCCTGCCTCGGTCCATGGCCGCCGTCTGTCAACGAAAGACGCGCCAACGGTCTTCGGGGTGGGAGAGCAGCAGA encodes:
- a CDS encoding SLC13 family permease; amino-acid sequence: MTLDQLLTLLVLAMVIAALIWDKVRADVVALSGAAFLLITGVVRPVEVQSAFASPAIMALASLFVIAYALELSGLLDRAIALGVNLCKRMGSKGIWLLLSMIGCASCFLNSTPIVVLGAPVIRDIAQSLGQSPKRYLMPLSYITVLTGCCTLIGTSTNLLVDDMARVAGQPRFGFFEITPVGLPVAIAGGLYLLLVSGRMLARPEEETQILPKVIDPHAIHSAQVGDASLFAEPRALHPRKAALAAGIFVGVIALAALNIAPIAATALAGAVLLILLRVISPDEAYAGLKPEILILIAGMVVLGIAMDQSGLASQASGLLITSVEGLSPLVALIVLYGVTMVLTELLSNATVAVLVTPVAVALADSLGVSPRPFLIAVMMAASAAFATPFGYQTNVIVYQMAGYRYMDFVRVGLPLNLITFAVAIIAIQAAFPF
- a CDS encoding metal-dependent hydrolase, giving the protein MKVRRPALDFAKSLPLWMKDREFCHILNASSVVIMQLEPYLNKVMLRARTMLPSDDPLQPDLKTFVQQETAHCQLHARYNRALYEAGYDRLKSFEAAIGADYERFLDTKSMRFNLGYCQGFECLGPLYAELIFEGLDDLYEGGDQQVIHLWKWHLAEEYEHRMVAHDTYYRLGGNWLHRLYSTFTTLRHLKKYSGMIAAHMLKVDRAGMSPDAVRQSRRAAKRARRRLAWFLLPRFLPLLSPFYTPARHRSPDGLHSYLGEALPI
- a CDS encoding epoxide hydrolase family protein, with product MKPEPFAIHAEQAMLDELGRRLQATRWADDIANDDWSSGTNASYLRELADYWLNHFDWRAQERTINAYPHFRILLDGMPIHFIHQKGVGDHAMPLILTHGWPWTFWDFAKVIGPLTDPAAHGGDPADAFDVIVPSLPGFGYSSPLRQSGVDARVTADRWRKLMVEILGYPRFAAHGGDWGAFVTAQLGHKYPGDVLGIHMIGGAPLDCFGKPLPDASSYAVDEAGWHAKTQAFFATESGYSAEQSTKPQSLAYGLHDSPVGLAAWLVEKRRGWSDCDGDIARRFTKDELLTSIMIYWLTGTIGTSARYYYENRKAGWQPSHDGTRMVDVPTGCLKLEADVCHWPRSLMEANFNLQRWTRSAEGGHFAPAEVPDLVIAEIRDFFRPLRRTQQEDQ